From Plectropomus leopardus isolate mb unplaced genomic scaffold, YSFRI_Pleo_2.0 unplaced_scaffold15494, whole genome shotgun sequence:
CGTCCCTGTCGTATGCAAAACGGAATATGCATGTGTAGGTAACAATAAGCTAAATGCAAGATATATCACTATCTagctataaataaatatgtcaatCTTGTAACTAGCTGCAGTTCTTTGAAGGTCAGTATTTGATTTGTGCATCTGGATACATATAACTTTTGTCACATAAAACAGGTTTAATCAGGGATCCAGCCCCGGACTATGTTGTTTCGTGGGACCTCAGTGCACCAGCACCCTGCAGGTCATCCAGGTGACACAATAACAATGGAAACAGATGTGCTTACTGGTGGTGATGGGCTGTAGCTGCTCTGGTGGGCTGTattgctcctcctcctcctcctccgcctccagTGGACCCAGATGCCTGTCAAGCTCCTTGTCGTCAACATCGTCCCAGAGCCCGACTACAACCTCATGATGCTCGTCGCTGATGATCGGCGGCGGCGGCGGAGAGGGAAGCGGCGGTGTGATTGTGCGTGGAGGTGTGGGGCTCCGCTGCCGTTTCACCGGGTTCACCACGGGGACGTACCCGAACACCCGGTGGCAGAGGTCGTAAAACGGCCAGTTGACGCGATCGCTGCCGCTGCGGATCTTCTGCTGGTGGTACTTGCTGTACTGCTTCTTCAGCGCCTTCAGTTTGCTGATCACCTGCATGTGTGACCTGTACACCCCCCGCTCCGCCAGCAGTTTGGTCACCCTGCTGTACACCACCGAGTCCTTCACCGTGCCCGTGATCTGGCTGCGGATCGCGTCCGATCCCCGGATCGTCAGAAGTTCCTTGATCTCGTTTTCCTGCCAGTTGTGCATCTTCTCTTTTTGCTGAAGCGTCTCAACTTGTTATAAACACCTCCCTTGTATATTTGCGCCCTTTACGTCACATTTT
This genomic window contains:
- the LOC121964397 gene encoding uncharacterized protein LOC121964397, with the protein product MHNWQENEIKELLTIRGSDAIRSQITGTVKDSVVYSRVTKLLAERGVYRSHMQVISKLKALKKQYSKYHQQKIRSGSDRVNWPFYDLCHRVFGYVPVVNPVKRQRSPTPPRTITPPLPSPPPPPIISDEHHEVVVGLWDDVDDKELDRHLGPLEAEEEEEEQYSPPEQLQPITTNHQSERPWSRRRNQSEYTMPPKRKKRTVMDQVSSLVSATVTQLREMDAAMQAQEDARLQRLMDHEKEMQNNLMSQLVAMHERMNRENHERHLELVDRILSRFPSPSAPSGH